From Companilactobacillus heilongjiangensis, one genomic window encodes:
- a CDS encoding homoserine dehydrogenase encodes MKIAILGFGTVGKGVYKIIKKANVQTQDLSVSHILIRKNKARLMPEMTDDMNEILNDSQTDVIVEAIGGIEPAHEYILAALNHGKHVITANKAVIAKYLKEFTEAADKHNVKFYFEASVGGGIPWIQGLEKALRIDNVNSISGIFNGTSNFILDQMSRNGESFIDVLKKAQQLGYAEADPSADIDGIDVANKLCISADIAYDIDIHDHKDLPIFGIRNITCADVKYFQAKGLAVKLIGRTHQKGNKFDYVVEPALFLDRTLEANTPDNYNLISLNGDTIGKLDFFGQGAGMFPTANAVVQDVLDIKESKSHLKRDFNKKMEYCPELTKGDYLVRSNADVSELFGDFQPTMEGAYLAVHQIPVGEMHRLMRKVLQKDAAAFMVSLPSQGAVA; translated from the coding sequence ATGAAAATTGCAATCTTAGGATTTGGAACAGTAGGAAAAGGCGTGTACAAAATAATTAAGAAGGCCAATGTACAAACGCAAGACCTCTCTGTGAGTCACATCTTAATTAGAAAAAATAAAGCTCGTCTGATGCCAGAAATGACTGACGATATGAATGAAATTTTAAATGATTCTCAAACAGACGTTATAGTAGAAGCAATTGGTGGAATTGAACCAGCGCACGAATATATTTTGGCAGCTTTGAACCATGGCAAGCATGTGATTACAGCTAACAAAGCTGTGATTGCCAAATATCTCAAAGAATTTACTGAAGCGGCTGATAAACATAATGTTAAATTTTATTTTGAAGCATCCGTTGGTGGCGGTATTCCTTGGATTCAAGGGTTGGAAAAGGCCTTACGTATCGATAATGTTAATTCCATTTCCGGTATCTTTAATGGAACAAGCAATTTTATCCTCGACCAAATGAGTCGCAATGGTGAATCATTTATTGATGTTTTGAAAAAGGCTCAACAACTTGGTTATGCCGAAGCTGATCCAAGCGCTGATATCGATGGTATTGACGTAGCAAATAAGCTTTGTATCAGTGCTGATATTGCTTACGACATTGATATTCATGATCACAAAGATTTACCGATTTTTGGAATCCGCAACATTACTTGTGCCGATGTGAAGTATTTCCAAGCCAAAGGATTGGCAGTCAAGTTGATTGGCCGCACACATCAAAAAGGCAATAAATTCGATTATGTCGTGGAACCAGCTTTATTCCTTGATCGGACTTTGGAAGCTAATACACCTGATAACTACAATTTGATTTCGTTAAATGGTGACACTATTGGTAAACTTGATTTCTTTGGACAAGGAGCCGGGATGTTTCCGACAGCTAATGCCGTTGTCCAAGATGTTTTGGATATTAAAGAATCTAAGAGCCATTTGAAACGTGATTTCAATAAAAAGATGGAATATTGCCCTGAATTAACTAAAGGCGATTATTTAGTTCGTAGCAACGCGGATGTCAGTGAATTGTTTGGAGACTTCCAGCCAACAATGGAGGGTGCCTATCTAGCTGTTCATCAAATTCCAGTTGGTGAAATGCACCGTTTAATGAGAAAAGTTTTACAAAAGGATGCAGCTGCCTTTATGGTCAGTCTGCCTAGTCAGGGGGCTGTCGCATAA
- a CDS encoding aspartate kinase, with product MKVAKFGGSSVADAGQFKKVKQIVESDAKRQIIVVSAAGKSVAEPIKVTDMLLDLEQKLVADEDPEPIFQAISSRIIGIRDDLNLNVNIEADLDIIADNLVNCSHDYLISRGEYLTAKLMAAYLGYYFVDAKDILAFANDGIDYVQSQQRLLKVLSKHSQLVIPGFYGANVDGSVHLMPRGGSDISGSILANLVDAELYENWTDVSGILMADPRIVAHSEKIDSLTYDELQELSYMGIGVFQEEAVRPVREKKIPTAVLNTNHPEAGGTMVVSADEDKNNDHIVTGIAGRKDCTVITIRKYQLNKHLEVLQNVLSVFQKFNLTISSVPSGNDGFSFLCQHGEVATHLPALIAKLKHTCGIDSVEVNQNIALVAAVSLQLSRRPAIAGKIMNYLDNSLIHVRFVFQEGSDLKIVFGVNNDDYEKTIKRIYRESMEQHLKRISA from the coding sequence ATGAAAGTCGCAAAATTTGGTGGTAGTTCGGTAGCAGATGCTGGACAGTTTAAAAAAGTGAAACAGATTGTTGAAAGTGATGCTAAACGTCAAATCATCGTTGTTAGTGCAGCTGGTAAGAGCGTTGCGGAGCCAATCAAGGTGACTGACATGTTGCTGGATTTAGAGCAAAAATTAGTCGCTGATGAGGATCCAGAACCGATATTTCAAGCTATCAGTTCACGAATTATTGGTATTCGCGATGACCTCAATCTGAATGTTAATATTGAAGCCGATTTGGATATTATTGCTGATAACTTAGTTAATTGTTCACACGATTATTTAATTTCTCGAGGTGAATATTTAACTGCTAAATTGATGGCTGCATACTTAGGTTATTATTTTGTTGATGCCAAAGATATTTTGGCTTTTGCAAACGATGGCATTGATTATGTCCAGTCGCAACAACGATTGTTAAAGGTTTTGTCAAAGCACTCGCAATTAGTAATACCTGGATTTTACGGTGCTAATGTTGATGGCTCAGTTCATTTAATGCCTCGTGGCGGCAGTGATATTTCCGGTTCAATTTTGGCTAATTTAGTCGATGCTGAATTGTATGAAAATTGGACAGATGTCTCAGGCATTTTGATGGCCGACCCAAGGATAGTTGCTCATTCAGAAAAAATTGACAGTCTAACTTATGATGAATTACAAGAATTATCATATATGGGTATTGGTGTCTTTCAAGAAGAGGCCGTTCGTCCAGTACGTGAGAAAAAAATTCCGACAGCCGTTTTGAATACAAATCATCCTGAAGCTGGGGGAACAATGGTCGTCAGCGCTGATGAGGATAAGAATAATGATCATATCGTGACTGGTATTGCCGGTCGTAAAGATTGCACAGTTATCACTATTAGAAAATATCAGTTGAATAAACATTTGGAAGTTTTACAAAATGTTTTGTCAGTCTTCCAAAAGTTCAATTTGACAATTAGTTCAGTTCCATCGGGAAATGATGGCTTCAGTTTCTTGTGTCAGCATGGCGAAGTGGCTACACATTTACCAGCCTTGATTGCAAAATTGAAGCACACTTGCGGGATTGATTCCGTTGAAGTTAATCAAAATATTGCTTTGGTAGCAGCGGTTTCTTTGCAGCTAAGTAGACGACCAGCTATTGCAGGAAAAATTATGAATTATTTGGATAATAGTTTGATTCATGTTCGGTTTGTTTTCCAAGAAGGCAGTGATTTGAAGATTGTCTTTGGCGTCAATAATGACGATTATGAAAAAACTATTAAACGAATTTATCGTGAATCGATGGAACAACATTTAAAAAGGATTTCAGCATAG